The nucleotide window GCTGGCGGGAGTTCCTGCGCCACGTCTACCGTCGTGAGATGCCAGCGCTGGCCGCGGCGAACCAGTTAGATGCCACGCTCGATCTGCCGCCGGCGTACTGGACTGGCGAGACGCGACTGGCCTGTCTGGCCGACGTCGTCGACGGCGTCCGCGAACGGGGCTACGCCCACCACATCGAGCGATTGATGGTGCTCTCGAACATCGCGACGCTGCTCGGCGTCCGCCCCCAGGCGCTGAATCGCTGGTTTCACGCCGCGTTCGTCGACGCCTTCCACTGGGTGACGACGCCGAACGTGATCGGCATGGGCACGTTCGGGACCGACCAACTCTCGACGAAACCGTACGTGACGAGTGCGAACTACATCGACGAGATGAGTGATTACTGTTCGGGGTGTGCGTACGATCGGTCCGCGACGCTCGGCGCGGACGCCTGCCCGCTGAACACGCTCTACTGGGACTTTCTGGACCGCCACGAGGACCGTCTTCGCGCGAACCACCGGATGGGCCTGGTCTACTCGCATCTGGACGACCGCGACGACCGCGAGGAGATCCGGACGCGGGCCGACCGCCTGCGGAGCGATGCCCTCGACGGTACGATCTGAGTCTGCCGACGGCAGCACCCGATCGCAGGAAACCCATATCAGGCCTGATAACCGCAGGGGCAGCCTTAATCGCCGCCCAGACCCGTTTTATGGTATGGACACGGAGTCGGACAGCCTCGCCACAGACGGCGGGGTGACGACCGCCGAACTGGAGGGCGCGATTCGAGATCTGCTGGAGACCTCCGAGAACGTCACCCGGAGTTCCGACCAGATCACCGGCCTCGCGGAAGAACAGTCCGAAAACATGCAAGAGGTCGCCGGCGAGGTGTCGAACCTCTCGGCAACCGTCGAGGAGGTCGCCTCCAGCGCCAACGAGGTCAAGTCGATCAGCCAGGAGGCCAAGTCGCTGGCCGACGAGGGGCGCGCGGTCGCTGACGACGCCATCGGGGCGATGGAGCGCGTCGATGCGGCGAACGACGACGTCTCCGCAGACGTCACGAGCCTCCGCGACCGCATCGACGAGATCGACGACATCGTCGACGTGATCGACGACATCGCGGACCAGACCAACATGCTCGCGCTGAACGCCTCGATCGAGGCCGCGCGAGCGGGCGAAGCGGGCGAAGGCTTCGCCGTCGTCGCCAACGAGGTGAAATCGCTGGCCGAGCAGTCCCAGGAGAACGCCAACGAGATCGAAGCGATGGTCCGGGACATCAAATCGGACACCGACAACACCGTCGACTCGATCGACGAGGCCACCGATCAGGTCGAGGCGGGCATCGAACAGGTCGAAGCAGCCGTCGACATCCTCAAAGAGATCGACCAGGCCGTCTCGGAGGCCACCCGTGGGGCCGAAGAGGTCGCTGAAGCCACCGACGACCAGGCCGCCTCGACCGAAGAGGTCGCCTCGATGGTCGACCGGACCGCCGAGACCGCCGAAGAGGTCGCAGACGAAATCGAGGCCGTCGCCGCCGCGAACCAGCAGATGGCCGCGAAGGTCGACGAGATCAAGCGGATGATCGACGCCCGCTGACGGCCGGGATCGGCGCGCGGATCCTGAGTCACCTCGATGCCACCCGACCGCGCCACCCAGACAGCGACCCCCAGCGGTACCGACGGACGCGAGACTTTTCCGGACGGATCGCGTGATCGCGACATGGACTTCGAGTCGTTCGTTCTCACGGCGAGTACGGCGTCGCTGGATCGCGAGTTCGGCCCGGCCGACGCCGTCGAGTTTCGGATGGATCGGACCGAGTCCCCGCTCGACGCGCTCAATGCCTACGACGGGAATCTCCCGATCATCGCGACCGATCGCGTGACCAGCGAGGGCGGGGAATCACCCGCTGGCCCCGACCGCCAGAAGCGCCTGATCGCGGCCGCGCGAAATCCCAGCGTCGGCGCGATCGACGTGGAACTCGATCGGGCCGAAGCGTGCGAGGACGTCCTCGCGGCCGCCCAGGCGACCGACACGCGCGTGATCGTCTCGGCACACGACTTCGAGGGGACACCCGGGCCAGAGGCGATGGTCGAGCGCCTGGCACGCGCGGCCTCGATCGGTGACGTCGGCAAGTTCGCGGTCACGGCGACCGACCGCGAGGACACCCTCGATCTCCTCGTCGCGACCCGGGCCGCGACGGTCCGGGGCCACCGCGTCGCGACGATGGCGATGGGCGAACCCGGTCGGCACACCCGTGTGGTCGCCCCGCTCTACGGCTCAAAGATTGGCTACGCGCCACCCGACGGGGCGCCGGCGACCGCGCCCGGGCAGTACGGCCTCGCGCGACTGGCGGAACTGATCGACGCGCTCGACGAACCGCCAGTGCACAACGAGTGAACTACCCCTGCCTACTTCGCTCGTCTGACGGCTCGCTTCGTTGAGGCAGGGGCTTCCAAGTCGGCTCGCAAGCGTACCGTGGCAGAGGCTTGGTCAACACCGCTCGGTTCGAGCGCAGGTTCACAAACTGCGCCGAGACTGGATAGTGGGCACGCAATGTCCTTACCCAGTCCTTTCTTTGCGATATTCGTCGCACCGTTTTTGTCCGCGTTGTCGTCCAAACCGCACTCGTGACACAGGTGTTGGCCCTGTTCCTTGCGAGTGGTCGCTTCCTGCTCGCCACACCGCCAGCACGTCTGACTCGTCATATACTCGTTCACGGACTTCACCGCAATACCCGCGAACGTCGCCTTATACTCGATGTAGTTCTTGAGCGTATGGTGTGGCATCGAATGGAGCCGACGGTTCATCTCCGCTCCGAGGTCTCGATTCTGAATACCTTCGAGGTTTCCGACCACGATGAGCGCGTTGCGCTCTTTGGCTTCCTCCACGATAGCGCGAGAAATCTTGTGGAGACGGTCATTCACTCGACGGTATTCCTTCGCCTTGACCGACTGGAGTGTGTCGTAGGCTCCCTTCTCTTGCAAGCGAGTGCGAAGCTCATGATGGTGACGGCGGATACGGCGAATCTCTCTCCCGTAGAACTCGGTGTTGCGGGACGGCAACGCCACCGACGTTGCCACCCATCGAACACCGAAGTCCACGCCGATAACACCGTCGTACTCCTCGCTGATTTCCACCTCTTGCCGAACCGTCAGATGTGCGTAGTAGTCGCCGTTCTCCCGAACGATTTTCGAGTCCTTCACGTCGGCCCCGTCAGGTATCTCGTCGTGCGGTTGAATCGGGACGTTCACGCCACCCCAGACCTGCGAGACAGGAAGTTTCAGCCACCAGTCCGTCAGGTCAGTGTCGTGCTGTTCCACGTTCACGCCGACGTCGAACACGTCGTTGCGGATGAACCACGGGTAGTCGTGATCGTCGTGGAGGTTGTCGGTGTCCACGTAGGCGTCGGCGCATTGCTTCGTGGCCGAGTAGAGGTCAGCGTCCTCGTCACCTCGAATATATCGCTGGAACGCCTCGTACTCGTGGATGATAGCGTCGAGTTTCGACTGCGTAAGGTCGTCGGTGAGGATTTTCGCCACGACCGTCTTCTCGGCAGTCCGTTTCATTCGTCGTCACGCTCTCGTTGGTTCTCAACGTATTCTTTCAGCACGTCCAGCGATACCTGTCCCGTGCTGATGAGACAGTACGAGTCTGCCCAGAACGAGTCGCCCCACCTTTTGTCATCGATGTGGTCGCCGTACTCGTTGCGGATGCGTCGAGCAGACGCGCCTTTGAGAACGTTGATGAATTTGGTCAGGTCGGTTGTGGGAGTGGCTTTGAACAGGAGGTGAACGTGGTCGAGGTCGGCTTCGAGGTTTTTGATTTCGACGCCGTAGTTGTCAGCGAACCCGCTCACGACCTCGCGGAAGAAATCTTGGAGTTCTTCGTTGAACACCTCGTTTCGGTTTTTCACCACGAGGACGAGGTGGTAGTGCAGGGAGTATGTCGAGTGGGCTCCCGTATCGAGGTCGTAATCCATTGGGTTCACTTTCACTATCGGGCTACCGCCAAATGATTCTTTGGTTTGGGTGTTTGATTTTGAATATACCCTAATCTCGTGTCGGCTGTATCCCCGCCCTACTGCGTCCTCAGAACGCGGAGCGTTCTGATGTGCGAACGAGAGCTTCGCTCTCTCGAACGACTCCTTAACGGCGGGGACTTAGCCTCGCAAAAGTTAACGGCCCCGCCCCGCTATCCCGACCGACGTGACTCCCGATTCAGGCCGCTTTCGAACGCTGGTGGCAGTCCTTTTGACCCTGTTTATTCCAGGGCTCGGTCACCTCTACGTCCGCGCGTACTACCGGGCGATCCCCTGGTTCGTGCTCGTCGTCGCCGTCACGGCCTGGATCGCGACCGTCGTGCCCGCCCCGGAGACCGTGTCGGTCGCGTCGCTGGTCGAGATGAGTCAGGCCATCCCGATCGAGGCCCAGGTCGTGAGCACCTCGATGACGCTCGTCGCCGCGCTCGACGTCTACCTCATCGTGCAGATGGAAGAGGGGTCGGTGGGCGAGGACGCGACGCGGTGTCCGTCCTGCGGGAAAGACATCGAGGAGTTCGAGGACCTGGATTTCTGTCCGTGGTGTACCGAGCGGCTGGAGTGAGTACGACATCGCTACTTCCGATGCCCGGAGCGCATCGCTGTTGCCCGATATCCGTAGGATATCGCTATTTCTCGATAATCGACTCCTCGATGGCCTCGCCGAAGTGCCGCGGGGTATCCCCGTGATGAGCCACTGCCGCCGTCACCCGAACAGTGACATCGAGTTGCGGCGGTCAATCTTCGACGATCGACACCTCGTACACCGAGCCGTTATACCTCACATATGGGGTATCCTGCTGATACCAGAGATTGTGGTCGACATCGTCCGGCACGTACGTCAGACCAGATTGGGTTCGAGCCTCGTCGAACAGTTCCTGTTGTCCCTGCGTCATTTCGTCGTACTCGACGACCTCGTCCGACGTCCAATCGTCCGACATCTCGTTGTCGACCGTTATCGCGACGCCCCGGCCCGGCGGTTCCACGAGGACAAACGAGAGGAAAAACGGGTGGAAGTACACGACGATGGCGAGGCCCACCGCGAGGAGACCAGCCAGCGCGACCCGTTTTCGGGAGAGGGGTTGATTCCAGTCCATGAATTCGACGAGCTAGATCAGGTTTGAATCGATATACTCACGAATGCGTTCACGAGCACAGTGCATGAATCGGAATTGGCGATAGAGGTTCGGATCGTTGTCATTGCAGGATTGTGCGTAATCCCCCGTCGCTTTCCCGACCACGTCGTAGCTCGAAACGCCGTAATTCTGCCAGTGCGACTCGTCACCTACATGGGAGCACCCATAGATGTGAGCGAGTTCGTGGCCTATAGTGGCGTTTCGATTGTAAAAGCTCACATATCCGTACGCCTTATCAGTTCCGGCTTTCGAGACTTTCGCCTTGCCCCAGCCACCCGAAAGACAGCACCTGTTGTCGATGACGACTACCGCGTCGTAAGTATTCGGCCGTGTTTAGACGCTAGTAAGAGCGTCTAATTGTCGAAGATACTAGGAAGTGAAGCGGGAAACGGAGTTTGTGCCTACGAAACTCGCCCGCTTCACTGGTCGCATCGTTTCGCTCGCTCAAAAAGCCGTCGTCGGTGAGCCAGATCCAGCGTACCAGGCCGGTGACGGAGGGTACGCAGACTGGGTAATCGTGGCAATTCACGGTCTCAGAGAATATCTCGATCACCCGTACCGGCGGCTGCTGGACGTGCTCCACGAGATGCCTGGAATCGTTTCGAAGCTCGACCTAGCGGTAACTGAACTTCCCGATTTTACCACCGTTTGTACGCGCAAGCAAGACCTCGAAATGCGAATCTGGCGCGTCCTTTTGCGGTTATCGGCGGAACTGCACGACATCGGCGACGTTCAGGCGATCGACGCAACCGGCATGGATCGGATCGCTGCCAGCCAACACTACGCAAAACGGACGAACTACACGTTCCAGGCGGTGAAAGTGACCACGTTGATCGACTGCGATACAAATGCGATTCTCGACATACATTGCTCGATGAAACAACCGCACGACTCCAAGATCGGCTGGCAAATGGTGAAGCGGAACCTCGACAAACTGAGTGTTCTCACCGCCGACAAAGGATACGACTGGTGGCTCCTTCGCCAAAGACTGCGTGCAGAAGGCGTCAAACCAGTGATTCGCCACCGCGAATTCGGCTGGTACGGCGTCGCGAACAATATCTTGCAAGATGATACGATCTACCATCAACGCTCGAACGTCGAGTCGACGTTTTTCGCACTCCGGCGCAAATACGGCGAGATCGTTCGCGCCCGAACCTGGTTCGGTCAGTTCCGCGAACTCGTCCTGAAATGCGCTGTCAGAAACATTGAATTGAGCGTGAGCCGCTCATGACCGTAATATTAGGCGTCTAAACAAGGCCAAGATATAGTAATATCGGACAGTTTAAAGAGCACTCCAGGATGTGGTTGTGGTATGGACATCCCCACGGGCAGTGACCTGGAAGAAGCCCGCGAGGAGAGAGGACTGACACAGACCGAGCTCGCACGTCGGGCCGATGTCTCTCAACCACTCATCGCCCGAATCGAAGGCAATGATGTAGACACCACGCTCGAAACGATGCACGATATTGTATCTGCGATCAATGGGTCGGACACCAGTGTCGACCACGAGAAACTCGAACCACTTCTCCAGTCTTCGCTTAAACATTCACGAGATCAAGCTGGGTTGACCCAGGGGGAACTCGCAGACAAGGCTGGAGTCTCTCAACCGCTAATCTCGCGAATCGAAAACCAGGACCTCAATCCACGCGTCTCGACGCTCCGATCACTGCTCGAATATCTCGATCCATTGCCGACTGATAAAACCACTACAGCATCGACAACTGCAGCGTCGACAAGTGAAACGAGTCTTCTTACAGAAATCCAATCGGACTTCGACGAATTGCCAGGCAAGGATATGTAATAATGAGACTGTCGACAGTCGGGCAGACCTGATCCAGTCTTGTGACTGCTTTGACAGCGAATTATGGACCTGATTGGCGGCCAATTATGTCAGCACTACATTACTAGCGGTAGGGTGAGGGTCCCCTGAATGGGGCTCACCAAGGCAAATGAAATCCAATTTTCCAGACGAGATGGAGCTCTGAAGCAATCAGTTTGTCCCCTTCCGCATAACTCAGAATTTCTACGGATGTCTCAGCTGTGGGAGGTAGTCTGCTCGTCGATGAAACTAATGAGTTCGTCGATATTGTCGTTTCGAAAGAATTCAGTGAGTTGTAACGCTGTAGGATCGCGTGGAAACACTGTTCCTCGGCCATACCTCTCAAATGAGTCTTCAGTTACCTGCCGGTACGTCTTACTCGTTACATACCCGAGAACGTGGTCGAACCGATCGCCAAATCTGTTAAGATACTCAGTGAGCCGGTTGGTGACGAGTTTTATTTGGTCCGTATCCTCTTTTGCAAGTACGTAATCGTATTCAGTAACCGGTTGCTGACGCTCACATTCTTCAGGAACTGGACCGTACATGCCTGAAATAGTCACCTTATGGATATTCGATGTGCGGTGACTGAGTTTGTCGAACAATACAGAATGGGTACGCGACTCCGAGTAGGGCTTTTTCTGGCTACAGGGAATGACAAGCAGAATCTCTCTATCGGACGGTGGAGTATACGATTGAGAAAGTACGTTGAAGTCACCCGGGGAGTATTTGAGAGAAATCCGCTGCGTATCGAACGATTCATCCGCCCCTGCACCCCATTCTGAGAGCTTCATCTGATCGCTATTGAGGTTTGAGCCCGGTAACAAATCGTAGGCTCCCCGGGATTCGAGATCTTTGCGGAGCCGCTTATCGCGAACCTGGGCATTCTTGAGGCCTCGCTTGATGTCGTCATGTTCTCTTGCGAAATCGATTACGTGTTCGAGGAGCTTTCCCTCGTCTATTTTTTTCCGCACTTCTCGAAGTTCTCGGTTGTATACCTCGAAATTGTGGCGAGCCAGTAGTGCGTAGTAATCGCTCTTGATTGGTTTCCCGTTTTCTTTTCGTTCCATTGTCGCTGTTCTCGACATGTCACTATTGAGTAGGTTAACCATCTCCTCGTATCCGACGGATTCCTCAGTACAGAGCGTACAGTTCGGAAGGTCACACGGGAAGGCTCCGTCCGGATCGAGGTGGTCGTCAAGCTCATCGAGTTCGTGGTGGACCCAGGTATCTGGGTGGAGATATTTTTTGTACCGGGCCGTTTGCATATGTGTCGAGCAATCGAAAGAATCGACACCGAGGAGAGAAAGCAATCCGACCTGTTTGCCACCGACACCAAAGACGTGTATTCCGATTTCGTCAGCGCGGCTCTCCGGGATCGCGTCTTTTGCGCCCTGAACGATATCGACGAGAGTACGGACACTGTCTCTGAGTGGGACAAGCGATCCTATAGCGAATCCCTCGAACGAGGTGTCGGCGTCGACGTCCTCGACACGTTCGATGAAATTTCCGACGTACCAGCTCACCGTCTCGTAGTCATGACCGTGGAGGGCGACGTAGACACCCGGCTCCTCCTCATCTTTCTTTTGTTGCCGAAGCCGTTTAGCTGCGCGTTTGTTGACCTCAAAGCGTTCCTCGAGGAGGCCCGGGTCGTCAAGGATCTGAAGACATTCGACAGCGCTGTCGATACTGCGATTCATTCGCTCGACCTTTTCTTCTTCTTTCAGCCTTGGAGGGATTGGGTAATCGAGAGTTGCCACGATGTCCGCCCCAAAGTCCAACTGAAGCCCGAGGATACTCTTCGGATCAGTGTAGAGCCCCCACTCGTTCGGGACGCCACCCTCTTCAGGAGCATCGCCGAACGTATTCGAGTTCATCAGTTTGAATCCGCCAGAGTCAATGAACACCGGGGCATCTAAGTCATCAAAACGCTCGTGAAATGTCTGTGTCCGCCAGAAATCGTTGAGATTGCCCGGCGATACACCGTAGTCAGTAAAACTCATCGCCTGGAACATGATGCCCTGGAGATGGTCCTTATCGATGAGTTTGTCCCGCATTCGCCGCCAGACGCCGCCCGATTCCACCGTGGTCCCACCGATAATGTTGACGACCGGAAAGAGCGCCGGCGTTTCGACAGGGCCATTGGGCACTTCGATCTCCCCAATACGCCCATACCCGTCTTCATCGGGATTCTTCACACGAAACGACGCCATTGAATCGACAGAGGATACAGGAGCGTAGGCTATAGGCCCTTTGCTCCATCAAAG belongs to Halococcoides cellulosivorans and includes:
- a CDS encoding methyl-accepting chemotaxis protein, whose product is MDTESDSLATDGGVTTAELEGAIRDLLETSENVTRSSDQITGLAEEQSENMQEVAGEVSNLSATVEEVASSANEVKSISQEAKSLADEGRAVADDAIGAMERVDAANDDVSADVTSLRDRIDEIDDIVDVIDDIADQTNMLALNASIEAARAGEAGEGFAVVANEVKSLAEQSQENANEIEAMVRDIKSDTDNTVDSIDEATDQVEAGIEQVEAAVDILKEIDQAVSEATRGAEEVAEATDDQAASTEEVASMVDRTAETAEEVADEIEAVAAANQQMAAKVDEIKRMIDAR
- a CDS encoding type I 3-dehydroquinate dehydratase; translated protein: MPPDRATQTATPSGTDGRETFPDGSRDRDMDFESFVLTASTASLDREFGPADAVEFRMDRTESPLDALNAYDGNLPIIATDRVTSEGGESPAGPDRQKRLIAAARNPSVGAIDVELDRAEACEDVLAAAQATDTRVIVSAHDFEGTPGPEAMVERLARAASIGDVGKFAVTATDREDTLDLLVATRAATVRGHRVATMAMGEPGRHTRVVAPLYGSKIGYAPPDGAPATAPGQYGLARLAELIDALDEPPVHNE
- a CDS encoding RNA-guided endonuclease InsQ/TnpB family protein, whose product is MKRTAEKTVVAKILTDDLTQSKLDAIIHEYEAFQRYIRGDEDADLYSATKQCADAYVDTDNLHDDHDYPWFIRNDVFDVGVNVEQHDTDLTDWWLKLPVSQVWGGVNVPIQPHDEIPDGADVKDSKIVRENGDYYAHLTVRQEVEISEEYDGVIGVDFGVRWVATSVALPSRNTEFYGREIRRIRRHHHELRTRLQEKGAYDTLQSVKAKEYRRVNDRLHKISRAIVEEAKERNALIVVGNLEGIQNRDLGAEMNRRLHSMPHHTLKNYIEYKATFAGIAVKSVNEYMTSQTCWRCGEQEATTRKEQGQHLCHECGLDDNADKNGATNIAKKGLGKDIACPLSSLGAVCEPALEPSGVDQASATVRLRADLEAPASTKRAVRRAK
- the tnpA gene encoding IS200/IS605 family transposase — encoded protein: MDYDLDTGAHSTYSLHYHLVLVVKNRNEVFNEELQDFFREVVSGFADNYGVEIKNLEADLDHVHLLFKATPTTDLTKFINVLKGASARRIRNEYGDHIDDKRWGDSFWADSYCLISTGQVSLDVLKEYVENQRERDDE
- a CDS encoding DUF7575 domain-containing protein; translated protein: MTPDSGRFRTLVAVLLTLFIPGLGHLYVRAYYRAIPWFVLVVAVTAWIATVVPAPETVSVASLVEMSQAIPIEAQVVSTSMTLVAALDVYLIVQMEEGSVGEDATRCPSCGKDIEEFEDLDFCPWCTERLE
- a CDS encoding IS5 family transposase; amino-acid sequence: MKRETEFVPTKLARFTGRIVSLAQKAVVGEPDPAYQAGDGGYADWVIVAIHGLREYLDHPYRRLLDVLHEMPGIVSKLDLAVTELPDFTTVCTRKQDLEMRIWRVLLRLSAELHDIGDVQAIDATGMDRIAASQHYAKRTNYTFQAVKVTTLIDCDTNAILDIHCSMKQPHDSKIGWQMVKRNLDKLSVLTADKGYDWWLLRQRLRAEGVKPVIRHREFGWYGVANNILQDDTIYHQRSNVESTFFALRRKYGEIVRARTWFGQFRELVLKCAVRNIELSVSRS
- a CDS encoding helix-turn-helix domain-containing protein, whose protein sequence is MDIPTGSDLEEAREERGLTQTELARRADVSQPLIARIEGNDVDTTLETMHDIVSAINGSDTSVDHEKLEPLLQSSLKHSRDQAGLTQGELADKAGVSQPLISRIENQDLNPRVSTLRSLLEYLDPLPTDKTTTASTTAASTSETSLLTEIQSDFDELPGKDM
- a CDS encoding DUF5591 domain-containing protein; translation: MKNPDEDGYGRIGEIEVPNGPVETPALFPVVNIIGGTTVESGGVWRRMRDKLIDKDHLQGIMFQAMSFTDYGVSPGNLNDFWRTQTFHERFDDLDAPVFIDSGGFKLMNSNTFGDAPEEGGVPNEWGLYTDPKSILGLQLDFGADIVATLDYPIPPRLKEEEKVERMNRSIDSAVECLQILDDPGLLEERFEVNKRAAKRLRQQKKDEEEPGVYVALHGHDYETVSWYVGNFIERVEDVDADTSFEGFAIGSLVPLRDSVRTLVDIVQGAKDAIPESRADEIGIHVFGVGGKQVGLLSLLGVDSFDCSTHMQTARYKKYLHPDTWVHHELDELDDHLDPDGAFPCDLPNCTLCTEESVGYEEMVNLLNSDMSRTATMERKENGKPIKSDYYALLARHNFEVYNRELREVRKKIDEGKLLEHVIDFAREHDDIKRGLKNAQVRDKRLRKDLESRGAYDLLPGSNLNSDQMKLSEWGAGADESFDTQRISLKYSPGDFNVLSQSYTPPSDREILLVIPCSQKKPYSESRTHSVLFDKLSHRTSNIHKVTISGMYGPVPEECERQQPVTEYDYVLAKEDTDQIKLVTNRLTEYLNRFGDRFDHVLGYVTSKTYRQVTEDSFERYGRGTVFPRDPTALQLTEFFRNDNIDELISFIDEQTTSHS